Proteins from a genomic interval of Stenotrophomonas maltophilia R551-3:
- a CDS encoding Orn/Lys/Arg decarboxylase N-terminal domain-containing protein, with protein sequence MYFKSLDYPVIVIDNDYESPRIGGILIRALVEELRSNDQRVLCGLNLDDARAGARTYVAASAVLISIDGSEEVDGEFQRLTAFLREQSARRANLPVFLYGERRTIEKVPSKLLKYIHGFIFLFEDTKSFISRQVMRAAEDYMKNLLPPFFKALIHHAAESNYSWHTPGHAGGVAFTKSPVGRAFHQFYGENTLRSDLSISVPELGSLLDHTGPIKDAENEAARNFGADHTFFVTNGTPTANKIVWHGTVARGDVVFVDRNCHKSLLHALIMTGAVPVYFTPSRNAHGIIGPISLDQFTPESLQQRIAANPLASQAYKAGSKPRIAVVTNSTYDGLCYNAEKIADEIGSAVDFLHFDEAWYAYAAFHPFYENHYGMAKGKPREQDAIIFTTHSTHKLLAAFSQASMIHVRNSAQRNLDAERFNESFMMHTSTSPHYGVIAACDVASKMMEGDAGRSLVQEMHDEAIAFRRAMLHVRDDLGRDDWWFSVWQPTQVERSLDKGDTPAPLVAKREEWYLQPDAHWHGFENLVDDYVLIDPIKVTLLTPGLAMDGSMGKLGIPAAVLSKFLWGRGITVEKTNLYSVLFLFSMGITKGKWSTLVTELMAFKELYDRNAPLSQALPTLAADYPNAYAGWGLRDLCDALHAFNQEFAVAKVMREMYVDLPTPVMTPADAYNHLVKGEIERVDIEQISGRIAATMLVPYPPGIPTIMPGERFGDSDEPIIQSLRIAREQNARFPGFESDVHGLIIEQEGDAVSYKVEVLKA encoded by the coding sequence GTGTACTTCAAGTCCCTGGACTATCCGGTCATTGTCATCGACAACGACTACGAGTCGCCGCGCATCGGCGGCATCCTGATCCGCGCCCTGGTGGAGGAGCTGCGCAGCAACGACCAGCGCGTGCTGTGCGGCCTGAACCTGGATGATGCCCGCGCCGGTGCCCGCACCTACGTGGCAGCCTCCGCGGTGCTGATCTCGATCGATGGCAGCGAGGAAGTGGATGGCGAGTTCCAGCGCCTCACCGCCTTCCTGCGCGAGCAGAGTGCGCGCCGCGCCAACCTGCCGGTGTTCCTGTACGGCGAGCGCCGCACCATCGAGAAAGTGCCGAGCAAGCTGCTCAAGTACATCCACGGCTTCATCTTCCTGTTTGAAGATACCAAGAGCTTCATCTCGCGGCAGGTGATGCGCGCGGCCGAAGACTACATGAAGAACCTGCTGCCGCCGTTCTTCAAGGCACTGATCCACCATGCGGCCGAGTCGAACTACTCCTGGCACACGCCCGGCCATGCCGGCGGCGTGGCGTTCACCAAGTCGCCGGTCGGCCGTGCATTCCATCAGTTCTACGGCGAGAACACCCTGCGCAGCGATCTGTCGATCTCGGTGCCGGAGCTGGGTTCGCTGCTCGATCACACCGGCCCGATCAAGGACGCCGAGAACGAGGCCGCACGCAATTTCGGTGCCGACCATACCTTCTTCGTCACCAACGGCACCCCCACTGCCAACAAGATCGTCTGGCACGGTACGGTGGCCCGCGGCGACGTGGTGTTCGTCGACCGCAACTGTCACAAGTCGCTGCTGCACGCGCTGATCATGACCGGTGCGGTACCGGTGTACTTCACCCCCAGCCGCAACGCGCACGGCATCATCGGCCCGATCAGCCTGGACCAGTTCACGCCGGAGTCGCTGCAGCAGCGCATCGCCGCCAACCCGCTGGCCAGCCAGGCTTACAAGGCCGGCTCCAAGCCGCGCATTGCGGTGGTCACCAACTCGACCTACGACGGCCTGTGCTACAACGCCGAGAAGATCGCCGACGAGATCGGCAGCGCGGTCGATTTCCTGCATTTCGACGAAGCGTGGTACGCCTATGCTGCGTTCCATCCGTTCTACGAGAACCATTACGGCATGGCCAAGGGCAAGCCGCGTGAGCAGGATGCGATCATCTTCACCACGCATTCCACCCACAAGCTGCTGGCTGCGTTCTCGCAGGCGTCGATGATCCACGTGCGCAATTCGGCGCAGCGCAACCTGGATGCCGAGCGCTTCAACGAGTCGTTCATGATGCACACCTCGACCAGCCCGCACTACGGGGTGATCGCGGCCTGTGATGTGGCGTCGAAGATGATGGAAGGCGATGCCGGCCGCTCGCTCGTACAGGAAATGCATGACGAAGCCATCGCCTTCCGCCGCGCGATGCTGCACGTGCGCGATGACCTCGGTCGCGACGACTGGTGGTTCAGCGTGTGGCAGCCGACCCAGGTCGAGCGCAGTCTGGACAAGGGCGATACGCCGGCGCCGCTGGTGGCCAAGCGCGAGGAGTGGTACCTGCAGCCGGATGCGCACTGGCATGGCTTCGAGAACCTGGTCGACGACTATGTGCTGATCGACCCGATCAAGGTGACCCTGCTGACCCCGGGCCTGGCGATGGACGGCAGCATGGGCAAGCTTGGCATTCCGGCAGCGGTGCTTAGCAAGTTCCTGTGGGGCCGCGGCATCACCGTGGAAAAGACCAATCTGTACTCGGTGCTGTTCCTGTTCTCGATGGGCATCACCAAGGGCAAGTGGAGCACCCTGGTCACCGAGCTGATGGCGTTCAAGGAACTCTACGACCGCAATGCGCCGCTGAGCCAGGCACTGCCGACGCTGGCTGCCGACTATCCGAATGCCTACGCCGGTTGGGGCCTGCGTGACCTCTGCGACGCGCTGCATGCGTTCAACCAGGAATTTGCCGTGGCCAAGGTGATGCGTGAGATGTATGTGGATCTGCCGACGCCGGTGATGACCCCGGCCGATGCCTACAACCACCTGGTCAAGGGCGAGATCGAGCGGGTCGACATCGAGCAGATCAGTGGCCGCATTGCGGCGACCATGCTGGTGCCGTACCCGCCGGGCATCCCGACCATCATGCCGGGTGAGCGTTTTGGTGACAGCGACGAGCCGATCATCCAGTCGCTGCGCATCGCCCGCGAGCAGAATGCGCGTTTCCCGGGCTTCGAGTCGGACGTGCACGGGCTCATCATCGAGCAGGAGGGGGATGCGGTTTCGTACAAGGTGGAGGTGCTGAAGGCCTGA
- a CDS encoding cation diffusion facilitator family transporter, producing the protein MDTAREQRILTFSIGVTLAVSAVGFIGGLLVGSQAILFDGVYSLVDVAMTLVSLSVLRLVAREQSPRFQYGYWHLEPMVEALGGVILSLACVYALANAVIGLTTGGHEVKFGPALWWAALLSASNLAMAAFVAQRARHLRSALLWLDVRGWLLGGLMSLAVVLAFVLALVLHGGEWHHWVPYLDSIVLALISLAVLPVPARSAWKAMREVLQVAPDDLDRRVQRVMQAFVAERGYAGFTSHVAKMGRMRFIEIHVLADPATPLGSVGEVDAMRDEIAVRLDARGSTFWLTIDFTADPAWT; encoded by the coding sequence ATGGATACCGCGCGCGAGCAACGCATCCTGACGTTCTCGATCGGGGTCACCCTGGCGGTCAGCGCGGTCGGCTTCATCGGTGGCCTGCTGGTGGGATCGCAGGCCATCCTGTTCGACGGCGTGTACAGCCTGGTCGACGTTGCCATGACCCTGGTGTCGTTGTCGGTGCTGCGGCTGGTTGCGCGGGAACAGAGCCCGCGCTTCCAGTACGGCTACTGGCACCTGGAGCCGATGGTCGAGGCGCTGGGCGGGGTGATCCTGTCGCTGGCCTGCGTGTACGCGCTGGCCAACGCGGTGATCGGTTTGACCACGGGCGGGCACGAAGTGAAATTCGGGCCCGCGCTGTGGTGGGCGGCATTGCTGAGTGCCAGCAACCTGGCGATGGCGGCGTTCGTCGCGCAGCGGGCGCGGCATCTGCGCTCCGCGCTGTTGTGGCTGGATGTACGGGGCTGGTTGCTGGGTGGGTTGATGAGCCTGGCGGTGGTGCTGGCCTTCGTGTTGGCGCTGGTCCTGCACGGTGGCGAGTGGCACCACTGGGTGCCGTACCTGGATTCGATCGTGCTGGCGTTGATCAGCCTGGCGGTGCTGCCGGTGCCGGCGCGCAGCGCGTGGAAGGCCATGCGCGAAGTGCTGCAGGTGGCACCGGATGATCTGGACCGGCGCGTGCAGCGGGTGATGCAGGCGTTCGTCGCCGAGCGTGGCTATGCCGGTTTCACCAGCCATGTGGCGAAGATGGGGCGGATGCGCTTCATCGAAATCCACGTGCTGGCCGACCCGGCCACGCCGCTGGGTTCAGTGGGCGAGGTCGATGCGATGCGTGACGAGATTGCGGTGCGGCTGGATGCGCGGGGCAGCACGTTCTGGTTGACCATTGATTTCACGGCAGACCCAGCGTGGACGTGA
- a CDS encoding energy transducer TonB family protein, producing the protein MSERGQHWQAIAITIGLHLLPLLLLVHWVATPPMLPPPEQDVRISLRLLAPATPPQPVEERQADTPSQAQQARASQATKSPPPPTPTAAREGELAASEIGGRGRQPLPVAPPAAATDASPAPASITAAPPAPDAPPADFQAGAASDQWEARLMARLERYRYYPAAARSRRQQGTAWVRASIDREGRLLALRLEQSSGQPMLDDAALQTFRRAQPLPPIPDELKAPQELVVPVEYYLR; encoded by the coding sequence ATGAGTGAGCGCGGCCAACACTGGCAGGCGATCGCGATCACCATCGGCCTGCATCTGTTGCCCTTGCTGCTGCTGGTGCATTGGGTCGCGACGCCACCCATGCTGCCGCCACCGGAACAGGACGTGCGCATCAGCCTGCGCCTGCTGGCACCGGCCACGCCGCCGCAGCCGGTTGAGGAACGCCAGGCCGATACCCCCAGCCAGGCACAACAGGCACGCGCATCGCAAGCCACGAAATCGCCTCCGCCGCCCACGCCCACCGCTGCACGCGAGGGTGAACTGGCTGCCAGCGAGATCGGCGGCCGTGGCCGGCAACCGCTGCCGGTCGCCCCGCCTGCGGCCGCGACCGATGCAAGTCCCGCACCGGCATCGATCACGGCCGCGCCGCCCGCTCCAGACGCGCCACCGGCGGACTTCCAGGCCGGCGCCGCCAGCGACCAGTGGGAAGCCCGCCTGATGGCGCGGCTGGAGCGATACCGCTACTACCCCGCCGCCGCACGCTCGCGCCGGCAGCAGGGCACTGCCTGGGTCAGGGCCAGCATCGACCGCGAAGGTCGCCTGCTGGCGCTGCGGCTGGAGCAGTCCAGTGGCCAGCCGATGCTCGATGACGCTGCGCTGCAGACCTTCCGTCGCGCGCAGCCGCTGCCGCCCATTCCCGATGAACTGAAGGCACCGCAGGAACTGGTGGTGCCGGTGGAGTACTACCTGCGCTAG